One window of Nymphaea colorata isolate Beijing-Zhang1983 chromosome 1, ASM883128v2, whole genome shotgun sequence genomic DNA carries:
- the LOC116246491 gene encoding uncharacterized protein LOC116246491, which produces MKRGEKGKLSFQEHKIPKRPGIEELSFADRKPASSPRLARSRRHTASQLVFSADDISISRPFCRAVAAGRQRSVPVAWMVAWSRDIHGFRAWRREPAVISLEGDEAIDSTDRHVGQQKLINLAAVEKTSELFSASRFAL; this is translated from the exons ATGAAACGTGGCGAGAAGGGGAAGCTCTCCTTCCAAGAACACAAAATCCCAAAGCGTCCGGGAATTGAG GAGCTGTCTTTCGCCGATCGGAAACCCGCTTCTTCTCCCCGCCTTGCCCGTTCGAGGAGGCATACAGCCAGCCAGTTGGTGTTTTCTGCAGACGACATCTCCATTTCGAGGCCTTTCTGTCGTGCAGTAGCTGCCGGGAGGCAACGCAGCGTACCTGTTGCTTGGATGGTTGCGTGGTCGAGAGACATCCATGGCTTTCGCGCCTGGCGAAGAGAGCCGGCCGTCATTTCGCTGGAAGGAGACGAGGCCATCGACAGCACGGACCGTCACGTGGGTCAGCAGAAGTTGATCAATCTGGCGGCGGTGGAAAAGACGAGCGAGCTCTTCTCTGCATCTCGCTTCGCTCTCTGA
- the LOC116255087 gene encoding endoglucanase 6-like has product MAVCFLHFLVVLLPLVHGGHDYGQALSKSILFFEAQRSGYLPSTQRVTWRANSGLQDGKANGVDLVGGYYDAGDNVKFGLPMAFTITMMSWSVLEYGRQMANNGELRHAMDAIKWGTDYFIKAHPEPYVLYGEVGDGNTDHYCWQRPEDMTTSRYAYRIDTNNPGSDLAGETAAAMASASIVFRRSNPAYSNELLNHAKQLFDFADKYRGRYDSSITVARKYYQSVSGYADELLWAAAWLYQATNEPYYLNYLGENGDSLGGTGWGMTEFGWDVKYAGVQVLVSKFLMQGKADHHAPVFERYQQKADFFMCACLGKGTRNVLKTPGGLLFRQRWNNLQFVTSAAYLLTVYSDYLSSAGKYLHCPGGSVSPYELLALAKSQVDYILGDNPRATSYMVGYGNNYPRQVHHRGSSIVSIKVNPTFVSCRGGYATWFSRKASDPNLLDGAIVGGPDAYDDFADERDNYEQTEPATYNNAPLIGVLSRLHGGSGGYNQLLPVMLPTPVASTPKLPSPAPVVSRPPTSMPHQRRSPSSHASYSPISVSQQATASWNFKGRTYYRYSTIVTNKSDKTVKDLKLAIWKLYGPLWGLSKYGNEYYFPTWITALPAGKSLEFVYIHAADPAEISVSGYTLA; this is encoded by the exons GTGGACTTGGTCGGAGGGTACTACGACGCAGGGGACAATGTCAAGTTCGGGCTGCCGATGGCCTTCACCATTACCATGATGTCATGGAGCGTGCTCGAGTATGGCAGGCAGATGGCCAACAATGGGGAGCTCCGGCACGCCATGGATGCTATCAAGTGGGGTACCGACTACTTCATCAAGGCCCACCCCGAGCCCTACGTCCTCTACGGCGAG GTAGGGGATGGAAACACAGACCACTACTGCTGGCAGAGGCCCGAGGACATGACGACGTCGCGCTACGCCTACCGGATCGACACCAACAACCCGGGGTCGGACCTTGCCGGAGAGACGGCGGCGGCCATGGCCTCGGCATCCATCGTCTTCCGCCGTTCAAACCCTGCCTACTCCAATGAGCTTCTTAACCACGCGAAGCAG CTTTTCGACTTCGCGGACAAGTACAGGGGTAGATATGACAGCAGCATCACGGTTGCACGGAAATACTACCAATCAGTCAGCGGATACGCT GATGAATTGCTATGGGCAGCTGCATGGTTGTATCAGGCTACTAACGAGCCCTACTATCTAAACTACCTTGGGGAAAATGGAGACTCCCTTGGTGGAACTGGATGGGGCATGACTGAGTTTGGGTGGGATGTCAAATACGCTGGTGTGCAGGTTCTCGTTTCCAAG TTTCTAATGCAAGGGAAGGCAGATCACCATGCTCCTGTTTTTGAAAGGTATCAGCAGAAGGCTGACTTCTTCATGTGTGCGTGCCTTGGCAAAGGGACCAGGAATGTTCTGAAGACTCCAGGCGGTTTACTGTTCCGTCAAAGGTGGAATAACTTGCAGTTTGTGACTAGCGCTGCTTACCTACTAACCGTTTATTCTGACTACCTCTCATCTGCTGGGAAATACTTGCACTGTCCTGGCGGATCAGTTTCTCCATACGAGCTTCTTGCGTTGGCGAAATCCCAG GTGGACTACATCCTCGGTGATAACCCAAGGGCTACAAGCTACATGGTGGGATATGGCAATAACTATCCACGCCAAGTGCACCACAGGGGCTCATCCATCGTCTCTATTAAGGTGAACCCAACATTTGTCAGTTGCAGAGGAGGCTATGCGACCTGGTTCAGCAGGAAGGCAAGTGACCCTAACCTCCTGGATGGTGCCATTGTTGGTGGCCCAGATGCCTACGATGATTTTGCTGATGAAAGAGACAACTATGAGCAAACTGAGCCTGCTACATACAATAATGCACCACTTATTGGTGTATTATCTCGCTTGCACGGCGGCAGTGGTGGATACAATCAGCTTCTTCCAG TAATGCTTCCGACTCCTGTAGCATCAACTCCAAAGCTGCCATCTCCTGCACCAGTAGTTTCCAGGCCGCCTACATCGATGCCACATCAAAGGAGATCCCCTTCCTCTC ATGCGAGCTACTCTCCAATATCTGTATCTCAGCAAGCAACTGCCTCCTGGAACTTCAAGGGTCGAACCTACTACAGGTACTCCACAATTGTGACAAACAAATCAGACAAGACAGTGAAGGACCTGAAGCTTGCAATATGGAAGCTGTATGGCCCTCTGTGGGGCTTATCCAAGTATGGAAATGAATACTATTTTCCTACATGGATCACCGCATTGCCGGCTGGAAAGAGCCTTGAGTTTGTCTATATCCATGCTGCTGATCCTGCCGAAATTTCAGTTTCGGGCTACACTCTAGCCTAA